The Campylobacter sp. genome contains the following window.
TTTCGGCATTAAAGGCGGGGCCGCGGGCGGCGGATATTCGCAGCTAGTGCCGATGGATGATCTAAATTTGCATTTTAACGGCGATTTTCACGCGATCACCTCCGCAAACAACCTCATTTCGGCGGTCATCGACAACTCGCTGTATCAAGAAAACCCGCTAAAGATCGATAAAATTTTGTGGAAGCGCTGCATGGATATGAATGACCGCGCGCTACGCCACATCACCGTTGGACAGGGCGGGCGCACCGACGGAGTGCAGCGCGAAGACGGCTTTAATATCACCGCGGCTAGCGAGATAATGGCGGTTCTGTGCCTATCAAACGATCTTGCCGAGCTTAAAGAAAATATCGCAAACATCATGGTCGCCTACGATACGCAGGGAGAGCCGATATACGTGCGCGATCTGGGCTGCGCGGATGCCGTGGCGATCCTGCTAAAAGACGCGATGAAGCCAAATCTCATCCAAAGCCTAGAGCACACGCCCGCGCTCGTGCACGGAGGACCCTTTGCAAATATCGCGCACGGCTGCAACTCCATAATGGCGAGCAAGTTAGCTCTAAGTCTTGCCGATTACGCCGTGACGGAGGCGGGCTTCGGAAGCGAGCTCGGGGCTGAAAAATTTATCGACATCAAGTGTCGCCGCGCAGGCATCGCTCCGGATGCCGCGGTGCTCGTTAGCACGATCCGCTCGCTTAAATACAACGGCGGCGCGGATAAAGAAAATATCGCGAGCCCTGATCTTGCCGCGCTTCAAAGAGGCATCGTAAATTTAGGCGGGCATATCGAAATTTTACAAAACTTCGGGCTAAATCCTGTCGTGGCGCTTAACCGCTTCAGCTTCGATAGCGACGGCGAGATCGCCTTCGTGCGCGATTATTGCAAACAGCGCGGCGTGCAGATGGCGATTTGCGAAAATTTCGCCAAAGGAGGCGAGGGCGCGCTTGAGCTAGCCCGCCTCGTAGTAGATGAGTGCGAGTGCGCTAAGGAGCTGAAGTTTGCCTACGAGCTTAGCGACGATACGGCAAGCAAGATCGAAAAGATCGCTACTAAAATTTACGGCGCGAGCGAGGTCGTTTTCGAACCCGAGGCGCAAAAGGCGCTGCAGCATATCAAGGCCTTGGGGCTTGAGTGCCTAAACGTCTGCATCGCCAAGACGCAGTATAGCTTTAGCGACGATGCTAAAGCGCTTGGGCGGGCGCGCGGCTTTAAACTCAGCGTCAAAGATCTTCAAATTCGCACGGGAGCGGGCTTCATCGTCGCAGTCTGCGGCAAGATAATGCTTATGCCGGGGCTGCCGAAGGTTCCTAACGCGCTAAATATGAAGATCACTAGCGATGGCGTCATAAGCGGGCTGGCGTGAAATTTTATTTTCGGCACTCAAAACCAAAGCCGAAAATTCCGCGCTTGGGCGGTAAAATTTAGCTGCAAGCTTCGGCGGCGATAAATTTTGCTTTCAAGCTGCAACGAGTTTATCGCGCCCCAGTTTTAGTGCATCATAGTTTTGCTATGCCCCGGTTTTATTGCGCTGGGTTTTAGCCGGTCGAGTTTTGATTGGTCGGATTGGTCGGATTGGTCGGATTGGTCGGATTTTAGCGCGACGAGCTCGGCCCGCGAAATTTCATTAAATTCTGCGTAAAATTCTACACAGAATTCGGCGCGAAACCCATGCAGGTTTGGCATTTGAAATTTTGCTCGCGAAATTCCGCGCAAAAACCAAGCGCGAGATCTTAAACCTAGCCGCCCGCGAGCTTGCGAGCTCACTTGCGGCAAGATTTAAAATTTCATAACGCGTGGGCTCGCCGTGAAATTTAAAATTTCACGCGGCCGCGCACAGTGTCATGTGTCGCTACGAGATTCTAAATTTCATGTCGAGCGCACCGTGAAATTAATCCGTCGGTAGCGCAGCAGATCGCCGCACAATCTGAAATTCGCGCTTGCGCCGCGACATGCGCCGCTGCGAGTTAAATTATGCGGCAGGCGAGCTAAATTTCACGCTCGCGCGATCAGTCATGTTGGCGGAGGTTTGCGGCGCCCGGATTAAATTTTACGCACCGCCGTGCATCGCCTGCGGTGGGCGCGGACGTCTGATCCGCTTTGCTTGCAAAGGCGCAGGCGGCTATAGCTGCGCGGTAGTAGAGCTAAATTTTACGAGCTGCTGCGTCGCGGCAATGAAATTTTGCGCCGTGCTGCTCGCTGCGAACAGAATTTGTGCGATGATATGTCGGCTATACGCTCGTAAATTAAATTGCACTACACGCACCCGTCGCCTGATTGTCGCGCGGGATTGAAATTTGCGCGCTGCTGCTTGTCGTAAAATTTTAGGTCGCTGCACGCCGCGCCATAGCTGTCGTAAAATTTTAAATTTCATGCTGTGCGTACGTACGAGCTAGCCGTAAAATTTAAATTTTATGCAGGCGTGAAATTTGCTTCGCGTTACGCTGTGTCGTACATCGTCGCGAGCCAAATTATGCGCTGCTGCGGAATAAAATCTTGCATGCCCGCTGCTACCGCTCGGGCGCCGTATGCCTGGCGGCTCCGTTTTGCGATCCGTTCGCGCCGTATTTGTTGCGATCAGTTACGCGCGTCGCCGTCGCAGTGCGAGATTTCGCGTCGAGCTCTATTTTAGAGCTTTGATTTGCAGCGAGATTTTACGGCGCGAAATGGCGTTAAATTCCATCCTGCGTGAGATTTTGGAATTTTAAAATTCCCTTTCGCGGTATAATTATATGAAATGCTAAAATTTGCAGGATCTTAATAAAGGAATTTTAAAATTTATGAGGCGTGGCTTTGTGGCGCGCCCGCAAGAAAGGAGCGATCATGGACAAGCTGGATAAAGAGGAGCTAGCAGAGGTGTTTGTCGCTAGGCTCAAAGCCCTAGCGCGTAGCGGTGGTGCCGATCTGCGCGAGCTTGATCGCGAGTTTTATGGATTTAGCGCGAGGCTTGGCGTGCGTTACGACTTTGCCGGTAAGTTTAGCGTCTCACAGATAAATGGCGGCGAGAGCGCTCAGCTGCATTTCGCAGATATCGCGCAGTTCGAGGCTCATGCGCGCGAGTGCCTACGCGCGGCAAGCACTGATGCGGAGCTAAGCGAGGCCTTTATGCTACGCCTGCGTGCAGATCCCCAAAAAGCCGCTACGAATGCGGATCAGATCATAAAATTTCACGATTTTAAGCCCTTTAGCGTTCAGCTGCGCTGCGAGCATTGCGGCGGATCGGGCAGGAGGCGCTGCAAAGCCTGCGAAGGCACAGGCAAGACGCCGTGCGCTAACTGCGGCGGGCGCGGGCGCTTGATCTGCCCCGATTGCAAGGGCACCGGCGGATATAGCCGCGCGGCATTAAGCTCTACGGAGGCTCATGCGCGCAGCCTTTCTGAAGGCGATTCTGCAGGCTCTGCGTCAAATTCTATGGGCTATCGCTTTATCCCCTGCGCTAGCTGCGGCGGTAGCGGCTCGCGCATTTGTCCCGCTTGCGGCGGTGCAGGCAGATTGCGCTGCGAAAAGTGCGGTGGTGCGGGCGATTTTCGCTGCGAGCACTGCGATGGGCGCGGGTATTTCACTCGCACCGGCAAAATATCCGTTTATGCCCGCCCGAGCGTCAGCATAGGCGCTAGCTCGCAGGTTTTTGGGCGCGAGCTGCTGGAGTTTTTATGCAGCAAGGGCGTAGGTTTTGCAGCTCGCAGACTTTTGTTTCGTCTATGCTCGCTGCGAGCGGTGCAGGGCGGCTGCGAAGCGGTATTTAGCGCGGAGGATGATTTTTTGCGCTTGAGTTTTGCCGTCTGCGGCAAGGCTTACGATGCGGCGTGCTTCGGCGGCGTGACATTCGTAAGACCTAACTTTTTTGACGAAGTTTTTGCGCCGGAGCTTGCGGCGGTACGCAGCGCGCCCGCTAGGCTAGGGCGGGACGATGCGCAAAGCCTTTTTGCGCTATTTCGCGCGAAGCCTGTGCTGGATGCGGCGATGCGCCTAGCTAGTGCTAAGCTGCGCGGCGAGACGCTAAATCTCGAGCAGTTGCGCGGCGCGGATGGACATTTTAACTTTGCAAATTCTACCTGCGGCACGGCTGATCGCGACGCTTTGAGCCTTGCAAAAGACGCTTCGCACAAAGAAAATCTCAAGGGCGGCGCGAGTGTAAAATTTGCGGGCACGAAATTCGCGAGCGCTTCGGCAAATTCTATGGGCGCGGAAGATAATCGCTTGGGGTTGCGCGGAGAGCAAGGCAGGTTCGCAGGAGGAGTGAGCGGTGGCATAAAATTTGCCGGGGCGGATCTTTTGGAAGGTGGAGAGAATTCTGCCGGCGATTTTGAGGCTAGGCAGCAAAACAGCGAAGCTCTCGCGCAGAATGGACCTAATTTTGCCGGCTCGCAAGAGGGCTTAAGCGGCACTTCTGATCGCGCCGCGGAGGATCTTTACGAATTACACGGCGAGCGAGATTACCGAGATTTAAGCGCCTTGGGTGCTGAAAATTCCACAAATTCCATAGACTCCGCCGCAATCAATTCCGCAAATTCCAAAAACCTCGCCGCTACAAAATTTAAAAATCGCGCGAATACGCAAAGCCCTGCCTCGTCAAATTCTAAAATTTCGCCCTTTGCCCAATTAAAGAAATTCTTTTTTCCGCATTCTTTGCGCGAGGATTGCGCGCAGAGTTTTGCCGCGGCGATTATGCGCGTTTGCGAGGGCTTTATTTCGCAGCAATGCGCTCGCGATTTGGGCAGCGCGATGGCTGGGGCGCTTGGCGTGCTAAGCCCACGCTATGACCGCGCGGTGTGGCGCATAGGCGGAGGCGCGCTCATCGCAGCGGCTGCGCTGGCGTGCGAGGGCTGCTTCGAGATGATCTTTGCGGAGCATTATTTTTGGGCACTCGCGTGCGGTGCGGTAATCGCTGTTGCGGGGATGTTAGGCGGTGTGGCGCTGTGGCTGGCAAGCGTAGTGCGGTGCGTCGTAAAAGCTCGTAAAATTCCACGAGAGTATCGCTGCGGCAGGAGCGGCGCGGCGTTTGCTAGCTTTTGCAAAGCTCTGCTCTGCGCCGTTTTAGCTAGCGCAATCTACGGAGGCGCGGCAAATACGGGCTATGTGCCGAAAACCGGCGCAGCAGGGCTGCTGCGAGGGTGGATGCCTACATTTTTTGAGGACGAAAATTCCGCTTCCGCGAGTGATGGCGTAAATTCTGCAGACGAAAATTCTACGAGTGCAAGCTCTAGCGGCTCTGAAAGCCCTGCTTCAAATTCCGTCTCCGGGGCGACTAAGGATTCCGCTGCGATGCAAAAGGATAAAATTTTATATATCCAAAAAAGCATCGGAGTGAAGCAGGATGGAATTTTTGGCGCACGCACGTTAAAAAAGGCGAGGGAGGTTTTGGATCAAAACCTAAGCGGCGTCGATGAAATTTACGAGGCTCTAAAAAGCAAAGAGCAGGCGACGACAAATCTACGCCAAGGCAATAAATCCGCGCCTTAGGCTTGGCGGGCGATCTTAAAAAACCAAAAAGGACGAAAATGAAAAATAAAATTTTAATTCTAGCATTCGCTGCGGCGCTTTCCGCAAATTTCGCGCTAGCTGAAAATTTTGAAATCACCGCAGACGATATAAGCTGGGCTACAAAATCCTGCGATAAGGGCGATATGAAGGCGTGCGGGGCCTTGGCGCAGATTTATAATTATGGCTGGGGCGTGCCGCAAGATCTGCTAAAGGCTGCGCCGTTATACGTCAAAGCTTGCAAAGGCGGCGATGTGGAGTCGTGCGTAAATTTAGGCATTTTGTATCAAAGCGGAGAGGGGATGCCGCGCGATGAGGCAAAGGCGGTGGAGCTGTTCGACAAAGCCTGCGATGACGGGCACGCGATAGGCTGTAGTAACGCGGGCTCTGCGTATATCAAAGGCAGAGGCGTGCGCAAAGACGCTATAAAGGGCGTAGGTTACTATGTGCGCGGTTGCGATATGGATATTGCGGACAGCTGGCTTGCGTGCTTAAATTTAGCGCGTCTTTACGAGGGCATAGATAATGTTAAAGCCGTGCAGTACTACAAAAAGGCCTGCGAGCTAGGCAGCAAGGATAGATTTATGAGCTCGGTAGCGGAGCATGAAAGGGCATGGCAAAGCTCATGCGAAAGCTACGAAAGGCTTAAATAGCCCGCAAATCTATGCATTGAAGCAGACTCTCGCGCTCGCCGTGGCTACGGAGCAAGAACCATAGCAGATTTCGCATAAATAGCGCAAATCTAAACATCAAGTATCCTGTAGGAGCGGAAACATAACGGCGCAAGCTCTTAGCGGGCTCGTATTTTAGGAGACAAGATAATGACGTTAGCGCTGATCCGCCACATTACGCCGCTGATCGATCGCGGCGTGTGCGACGCTGCAGAGGCCGCACGGCGCGCGATCCTGTACGATACTACGCAAAGCTTAGCTCTGTATGAAACCTATAAATTTAAAAGCAGCGTCGCATACGAAAAGCTCGCCCGCATAAGCCGAGTATGCTCATCGCCGCTGCCGCGCGCCGCACTTACGGCACAAAAGCTGTTTCCACACCGACGGGACATAGAGTACCTAGAGGCTTTGCGCGAGTTTAATCTGCGAATATTCCCCGTGCCGCTAATAAAAATGCCGTTTGATTGTTGGCTCGTGCTCTCGCGCCTGCTGTGGCTGTGCGGCATGAACCCTAGCGGCGCAAGCGCGAAAGCAGAGCGGCGGCGCGCGCTTGATCTGATGCCGTCGCTGCTGGAAGCGGACACGGCGGTGATCGCGCACGGCTTCGTGCTGCGCGTCATACGCCGTAGCGCGCGGCGGGCAGGCTACTGCCTGATATACCGCTTTTGCGAGGGCTGCTTCTGCGTAGAAATTTGGCAGTGCGCCGCGTAAAGATACCGCTCTGCGCGAAATTTTGAAATTTTGCGTTTTGTAAATTTTAAATTTAATGTGTCGTTTGGCAACTGTCGCGAGGCGGCGAAATTTTATCATGCAATGAGCGCTGCTTTTTTGAATACGGATAGCCCGCCGCCGTGAAGTAAAATTTAAACCATACGGCGCGAGCGAGGTCGTTTTCGAACCCGAGGCGCAAAAGGCGCTGCAGCATATCAAGGCCTTGGGGCTTGAGTGCCTAAACGTCTGCATCGCCAAGACGCAGTATAGCTTTAGCGACGATGCTAAAGCGCTTGGGCGGGCGCGCGGCTTTAAACTCAGCGTCAAAGATCTTCAAATTCGCACGGGAGCGGGCTTCATCGTCGCAGTCTGCGGCAAGATAATGCTTATGCCGGGGCTGCCGAAGGTTCCTAACGCGCTAAATATGAAGATCACTAGCGATGGCGTCATAAGCGGGCTGGCGTGATTTGAAATTTTATTTTTTGCGCCTCCATTTTTTTTTGCACGCCCGCCTTGGGGTTTAAGCTTAGCTCACCGGCCTAGTCGCGATTTAAGCTTAGCATTCGTAGGTACTCAGACGAGAGCGGAGTAGAGTTACCGATTTGCAAAATTTAGCTGAATTTGCTCGCTTGCGGGTAAATTTTAAGCGCGGGATTTTGCGGATCGGCTTTGATTTTTAAAAACAGAGGCGAATTTGACGTTAGGTTTGCCTTTTAAAATTTGACGGATTGCCCATAATTTCTCGCCAAAGCGGATAAAATTGCTTGCCTTTTTTGGCAAATCGCCACTAATCGTAAATTTGAGATTTTTACGTCAAATTTATGAGAAAATCGACGTAACATATTTTGGCGTTTTTATTGATCAAATTTGCTTAGGCAAGCCAAAAATCCTGCGCGAAACAGAGCTAAATTTTAACCCTCTCCCACGGCTCAATCCCGCCTGCAACCTCCTCAAAAACGCCTGCGATTTCTATATTTTTTACGCTTAAATTTCGCTCGTAAGCCTTGATGTCGCGTGATTTTAACTTCTCTTGCAAAAATGCGAATTCATACTCTATCTGCCCGCGAGTGACGGCTATTTTGGCTAAATTTCGCTCGTCAAATTCGCCCACTTTTGCCGCGTCAAATTTATAGCCGCGAGCGCACGCCTGCGCGTAAACCTCCGCCAGATACCCGTTTATCGCCTCTAGCGCGTTTTCGTGCGCGTAAAAGCGGTCAAGCTGCGGGTGATTTTTGTAGCCTTTAGTTAGCCCCGCCAGAACGTTTTTAGCTAGCAGAGCCTCGCGCCAAAGTGCGACTAGCCCCTTTGCATCGAGATATTTAAAGCTTATCGTCCAAAGTCTCATTTTCGCCTTTCGTTAAATTTCGTCGTCAAATTCGGCGCGCTTTGCGCCACAGCGTGAGCGGCGATAAATTCGCGCCTTAAATTTAGCCGCGATCTATCGAAGCTAAATTTTACCTCGCCGCACCTTTGAGCTTGCCCGCTCATTGCAGCTTGCCTCTGCATAGCACAGGGATCTTTTCTACGACCTCGCCGCCGCTAACGAGGTAGGCGAACTCGTGTAAATTTACGACGGGGCAGATGTGGTTTGGATAAATTTCGAGCCGATCGCCTACGCGCACGGCGTCTCGCAGCGCTCTGTGGTAGATGATCGCATGCTCGTCGTAAACGCCGCTCACCCACACATCCGTGCCCTTTATGCGCCCGAGTCCGGGCGTGGCGGTGAAGCCCTCGGTGCGCCTTTGCTGCGTGAGCCCCTTGGCGCCGACGTCGGTGATGATGCGATCCGCCGTAGGTCTGCTGATGACGGTCGTAAGGATACTAGCTGCATTCATCGAATAATCGCCGTACGCCTGCGCCTGCGAGGCGTCCATAAAGATATATGTGCCCGGGCGGATCTCGGTGACGCCCTTTAAAATTTCAAAATCGTTTATGAGCGAGGGCGTCGAGCCGATGCTAACGACGCGTGCGGGCAGAGCCAGCTCGCGCGCGATATCCGCAAACTCCAGCGTGCGGCGCTGTGCGGCTAGATGGATGCGCTCGCATTCGTTTTTATTGGCGGCCTTGTAGGAGTGGCCGTCGTGAGAGAATACGCCGCGGAATTCGATATTTTTGCAGCTTTTTAGAAATTTTATAAACGCCGCGAAATCCTCCTTTTCCACGAAGCCCGAGCGGTTTTCGCCCACTTCGATCTTGGCAAGCACGCAGGCTTTCGTGCCGCTGCGCTCAAAGGCGCGCTCTATTAGACGCGCCTGCTCTATGCTATCTGCGCCTAAGCTTAAGTTTATCCCTGCGCGCAAAAGCGCGATGATGCGCTGAAATTTCAGCTCGCCCACGATTTCGTTTGCGATAAATATATCTTTTAGCCCGTTTGCCGCCATGATCTCGGCCTCGCCCGTTTTGGCGACCGTGATGCCCGCAGCGCCGAGGCTTTTTTGCAGCTTCGCGAAATAGGGCATTTTGTGCGTTTTGGTGTGCGGACGCAGGCTTACGCCCGCGGCGTCCGCGTAGTTTTGCATCTTTTGCAGGTTGCGAAGCACGATCTCGCGATCAATCAGCAGCGCCGGCGTGTCGATGTCGGATATCTTCATAAGCTTCCTCCTTGTTAAATTTACGAAATTTTATGCAGCCGCGCTTGGTAGCTGCGCCCGTTTTGCGGCGGCGAAATTTTAAAATTTAGCGCGGCTTACAAAGGGCGAAATTTACGCGCTTCTCGCAAAAAATGGAATTTACGCACTTCTCGCAAAATATGGAATTTGCGTGCCGTAAATTTGTCGCTGCTTGCGAAATAATGGCTTACTCGCCGTAAATCGGTGCCCTTCGCGAAACGTCTGAATTTAGACTAGAAAATTTTGTTTACGCGTATTAAATTTAGCCTCGCTTGCAAAATTGCAAAATTAGCGCATCAAATTTAAGGATGCCTGCGCGAAGCGTTTAAATTTAGCGAGTAGATTTGCGTTTCCGCGCCGCACAAAGCAGCGCAGGCAAAAGCAATACCGCGCGCTGCATGAAAAAGTCAAAATAAAATTCTAAAATGCGCTGAGTGAAAATCAATACACACCCCCTACCGCTAGGCTCATGGAGTTTTCGGCTCCGCTTCACGCCGTTTTATTCCTCGCGCGTCTATTTTTCTTGCGACACATATTCGCGTTAAATTTTTCGGCGAGCGACCCGGCACACTATCTGTTTCCGCGCCGCCGCTCGTATTTTTTTGATAAATCTCGTTTGCACCGCTGCCAGTGTTTTTTACTAAAGCTCGTTTTGCGCCGCACGCTGCACATCACCGTATATTTTCGCACCGCTACTGGTTTCCGCAGCGGCACTTCATTTCTAGCGCGCCTCGCCTCGAGATTTGCTATTTTTTGTCCTGAAGCACCTTGTCGCGCCATTTCGAGTTTGCTTTATTGTCGGTCGCTACGTCTTTGGATATCTCGGCTGCCGCTTCGAAATTTTTACTCACGCCCTCTTTGGAATTCTCGTATTTTAGGGCATTTTCGCTTTTGATACCGATGCTGCGTGCTTCGCTTGCGGCGTCGATATTAGCGCCTAAAAAGATAAACTCCCAGTCGTATTTTTCCTGCTTGTCGCTAATCATCTTTTTGATCTGCGCTTTGGAGTATTCGCGGCTCGAGTTCTCCTGTCCGTCGGTGATGATGACGAAAAGCACGCGATTATTTTTGGCATAGATGTCAGGCACGCGCTCGATACGCGCTATCGTGCTGCCGACGGCGTCAAGTAGCGCGGTGTTGCCGCCGGCGTAGTACTCCTTGGACGTTAGGTTTTCGACCTTCTTAAGCGGCGTGCGGTCGTGGATGACATTAAATTTCGTATCGAAAAGCACGGTCGTGACGCTGGCGTCGATGCCCTCTTTGCGCTCCTTTTCTATCATCGAGTTAAATCCGCCGATCGTATCGCTCTCAAACCCGCTCATCGAGCCTGATTTATCTAAGATCAGCACCAATTCCAGGTGATTTACGCCGTCTTTATGATCGGGCGGCGTCTCTAGCTCTACACTTTTGGCAAACAATATGCCCGCAAGCGCGGCAACAAGAAGGATGATTTTTTTCATAGGGGCTCCTTTGTTAAAATTTTATTATTTTACTATTGTATCGCTTAAGCAATGAAATTTTATCGCTAAAGCTTCGCCGCACGCCCCTGCTACGTAAATTTTAATACGAAATTTTGTTGCGGAATTTTAACGTATCTTTGCGCACGGCGCCGCAAAGTTCGGCGTGACATAGAATTTTGCATGGCGCAGAATTTCACCGCGAAATTTTAAGGCGTAGAATTTTATATGGCACGGAATTTCGCGTGTAAATTTTATGCGGCACGGAATTTTATAACGCCGCAAAATCAAACGTCTGCGAATCTGCTCCGTTTCGCGCTGAGGTAGCTTCCGATCTCGCTTATCAAAACGCCTGCGAGGATGAGCGCCGCGCCTAAAATTTGCATCACGCTTAGCCTCTCGCCGCCCACGAATACGCCCATGATGCCCGCCGTTACGGGCTCGAGCGTGAAAAACAGAGCGGTTTTTACGGGCGTCGTGTATTTTTGCATCAAAGCCTGCGCAAAAAAGCCAAAAACCGTTCCTAGCAGGCAGATCACCGCCATCGCGACGAAAAAGCTTCGATCCATCACCGGCACGATGCTGACTCTTTCAAAAAAGATCGTCGCAAAGCAACAAAGCACGCTTAAGAAGAGGATCTGCATGTAGGCGATGCCCGCTACGTCGCAGCTTTGCACGAAGCGGTTGGTCAGCACGATGTGAAACGAATACGCGCAGGCGCAGACTAGCGCCAGCGCTTCGCCCTTGCCCAGGCCTAACTGCGTATCGCCGATGAGATAGAGCCCAACGATCGCAAGCGCGATGCCCGCGTAGGCGTAGGAGTAAATTTTATGCCTAAACAGCGCCGCGGCGATGAAGGGTACGAGCGCGACGTTTAGACCGATGATGAAGGCTACGGAGGAGCTTTGCGCAAATTTAAAGGCGAAAGTCTGCGACGTAAAGCCCGCGAATAAAAACAGGCTAAGCACCGCGCCGTGCTTGATCTCGCGCGAAGTTATGGCCTTGAGCTTCGGGAAAAATATCGCGCCTGCGATGATGCTCGCGGCGAAAAAGCGCCAAAATAGTAGCACGAAGACGTTGTTGCTCGCAAGCGCCTGCGAGGTGGGCAGATACCCGAGCCCAAAAGCGATCGCCACGAAGAGCATTCCGATGTCGGCTCTGAATTCCAAACTTTTATTCATCAGTGTCCTTTTTGAAAATTTAAAGTGGTAATTTTACGAAATTTTAGGTAAAAAATAGGCTAAATTTTGACGATTTTGACGGAGAGGTTTGGAATTTTGGTTTTTAAAATCGCGAGTTAAATTTTAAGTACTGGCTCGTTTTAAGCTTTCGGTTCGTCTTTTTAGGCTAGCGCCCGGTTCGCCTTCTTGGGCTTACGCGCACTTGTTCGCGCGATCATTGCGCCGCTTCGCTACGCGTACATTTTACGGCTGCTACTCGCGCGTGGCTAAATTTAAAATTTAATCGCCCGCGCCCTCTTTGTCTTTTTTTAGAATTTCTATGTTTGTGCGCTCATTCGCGCCTTTTAAGCTTATGGTTTTTTTGAGCGCGGATTTGAGGGGAGCCTTCGCCTCTTTTGATTTCGTCATCTTATAGCGCCTCTTTCTTATCTCTGCTTCGATAAATTTTATATCTTGCTGTGCGTATGGGAACGAGAGCGTGAAATTTTTTCCGCTTTGCCCGTCTTCTACTATCAAAATTGGCATCTCGCCCTTCATCCCTTTTTCCATAAGGGCATTTTCTATATCGATCTTTGTGCTAAATTTAAACGGCAAACATTCCCATTCTCTCCTTATACTGCGGCTGTCTATGATGACGCCCCTTTCAGATAACGGCAGTATGGCAATTAGCATCATTGCAAGACCCATCACGATCACGAGTGTGGTCTCGCCGCCGCCTCTTTGCATATGCCCGCCTACGCATAAAGGGTCGTTTGTATCAAAGCATGCAACTTTACCTCCGCCTCTTGTTGTTTTTATCCA
Protein-coding sequences here:
- a CDS encoding formate--tetrahydrofolate ligase encodes the protein MLSDIEIANAAKPDKISNVAKNLGLGEDEIELYGHYKAKLNIKPRSRASKLILVTATNPTPFGEGKTTTSIGLADALKRLGKSVCLALREPSLGPVFGIKGGAAGGGYSQLVPMDDLNLHFNGDFHAITSANNLISAVIDNSLYQENPLKIDKILWKRCMDMNDRALRHITVGQGGRTDGVQREDGFNITAASEIMAVLCLSNDLAELKENIANIMVAYDTQGEPIYVRDLGCADAVAILLKDAMKPNLIQSLEHTPALVHGGPFANIAHGCNSIMASKLALSLADYAVTEAGFGSELGAEKFIDIKCRRAGIAPDAAVLVSTIRSLKYNGGADKENIASPDLAALQRGIVNLGGHIEILQNFGLNPVVALNRFSFDSDGEIAFVRDYCKQRGVQMAICENFAKGGEGALELARLVVDECECAKELKFAYELSDDTASKIEKIATKIYGASEVVFEPEAQKALQHIKALGLECLNVCIAKTQYSFSDDAKALGRARGFKLSVKDLQIRTGAGFIVAVCGKIMLMPGLPKVPNALNMKITSDGVISGLA
- a CDS encoding tetratricopeptide repeat protein → MKNKILILAFAAALSANFALAENFEITADDISWATKSCDKGDMKACGALAQIYNYGWGVPQDLLKAAPLYVKACKGGDVESCVNLGILYQSGEGMPRDEAKAVELFDKACDDGHAIGCSNAGSAYIKGRGVRKDAIKGVGYYVRGCDMDIADSWLACLNLARLYEGIDNVKAVQYYKKACELGSKDRFMSSVAEHERAWQSSCESYERLK
- a CDS encoding histidine phosphatase family protein, whose translation is MTLALIRHITPLIDRGVCDAAEAARRAILYDTTQSLALYETYKFKSSVAYEKLARISRVCSSPLPRAALTAQKLFPHRRDIEYLEALREFNLRIFPVPLIKMPFDCWLVLSRLLWLCGMNPSGASAKAERRRALDLMPSLLEADTAVIAHGFVLRVIRRSARRAGYCLIYRFCEGCFCVEIWQCAA
- a CDS encoding pyrimidine dimer DNA glycosylase/endonuclease V, which produces MRLWTISFKYLDAKGLVALWREALLAKNVLAGLTKGYKNHPQLDRFYAHENALEAINGYLAEVYAQACARGYKFDAAKVGEFDERNLAKIAVTRGQIEYEFAFLQEKLKSRDIKAYERNLSVKNIEIAGVFEEVAGGIEPWERVKI
- a CDS encoding DMT family transporter; the encoded protein is MNKSLEFRADIGMLFVAIAFGLGYLPTSQALASNNVFVLLFWRFFAASIIAGAIFFPKLKAITSREIKHGAVLSLFLFAGFTSQTFAFKFAQSSSVAFIIGLNVALVPFIAAALFRHKIYSYAYAGIALAIVGLYLIGDTQLGLGKGEALALVCACAYSFHIVLTNRFVQSCDVAGIAYMQILFLSVLCCFATIFFERVSIVPVMDRSFFVAMAVICLLGTVFGFFAQALMQKYTTPVKTALFFTLEPVTAGIMGVFVGGERLSVMQILGAALILAGVLISEIGSYLSAKRSRFADV
- a CDS encoding vWA domain-containing protein, producing MKKIILLVAALAGILFAKSVELETPPDHKDGVNHLELVLILDKSGSMSGFESDTIGGFNSMIEKERKEGIDASVTTVLFDTKFNVIHDRTPLKKVENLTSKEYYAGGNTALLDAVGSTIARIERVPDIYAKNNRVLFVIITDGQENSSREYSKAQIKKMISDKQEKYDWEFIFLGANIDAASEARSIGIKSENALKYENSKEGVSKNFEAAAEISKDVATDNKANSKWRDKVLQDKK
- a CDS encoding alanine racemase, coding for MKISDIDTPALLIDREIVLRNLQKMQNYADAAGVSLRPHTKTHKMPYFAKLQKSLGAAGITVAKTGEAEIMAANGLKDIFIANEIVGELKFQRIIALLRAGINLSLGADSIEQARLIERAFERSGTKACVLAKIEVGENRSGFVEKEDFAAFIKFLKSCKNIEFRGVFSHDGHSYKAANKNECERIHLAAQRRTLEFADIARELALPARVVSIGSTPSLINDFEILKGVTEIRPGTYIFMDASQAQAYGDYSMNAASILTTVISRPTADRIITDVGAKGLTQQRRTEGFTATPGLGRIKGTDVWVSGVYDEHAIIYHRALRDAVRVGDRLEIYPNHICPVVNLHEFAYLVSGGEVVEKIPVLCRGKLQ